A single window of Chthoniobacterales bacterium DNA harbors:
- the rfbD gene encoding dTDP-4-dehydrorhamnose reductase — protein sequence MDKPKVFILGAKGRLGAALARTWAADSEVSAYGRSEADLARPASIAGMIRSERPDVVVNCAAMTNVDECETSRDMAEAVNATAPGVIAQATSAAGGRFVHISTDYVFSGDAASPYAEEAIPQPVSWYGETKRRGEVAVMAAGEHHAVIRVAWVFGPDRDSFIDKALHAALRGEPVRAVADKYSSPTYTRDAAEGLRPFLRDGAPGGIYHLCNSGVCTWQQWAQEAIDAAAKIGVPVKTRLVEPLKLADIKAMAAKRPVYSPMSCSRIEALLGHPMRGWREAVDDYVRLLRDEGRLAAGC from the coding sequence ATGGACAAACCCAAAGTTTTTATCCTCGGAGCAAAAGGGAGACTCGGGGCGGCCTTGGCGCGCACCTGGGCCGCGGATAGCGAAGTTAGCGCTTATGGACGGAGCGAAGCGGACTTAGCCCGACCCGCATCCATCGCCGGCATGATCCGGAGCGAGCGTCCGGACGTCGTGGTGAATTGCGCGGCGATGACGAATGTGGACGAATGTGAAACATCGCGCGACATGGCGGAAGCCGTCAACGCAACGGCACCCGGAGTGATTGCGCAGGCAACAAGCGCCGCGGGCGGAAGATTTGTCCACATCAGCACGGACTACGTTTTTTCCGGCGATGCCGCATCACCCTACGCCGAGGAGGCCATTCCGCAGCCCGTCTCTTGGTATGGCGAAACCAAAAGGCGGGGAGAGGTGGCCGTGATGGCCGCGGGCGAACATCATGCCGTCATTCGAGTCGCGTGGGTTTTCGGACCGGACCGCGACAGCTTCATCGACAAGGCGCTTCACGCCGCACTGCGCGGAGAACCGGTTCGGGCGGTGGCCGACAAGTATTCCTCGCCGACCTACACACGTGATGCGGCGGAGGGCTTACGACCGTTCCTTCGCGATGGCGCGCCGGGAGGCATTTATCATCTGTGCAACAGCGGAGTCTGCACCTGGCAACAATGGGCTCAGGAAGCGATCGATGCAGCGGCGAAGATCGGCGTCCCGGTGAAAACACGATTGGTCGAGCCCCTCAAGCTTGCCGACATCAAGGCCATGGCAGCAAAACGGCCGGTTTACAGCCCGATGTCCTGCAGTCGTATCGAAGCGCTGCTCGGACATCCCATGCGCGGATGGCGGGAGGCAGTCGATGACTATGTCCGTTTACTTCGCGACGAAGGGCGGCTTGCCGCCGGATGCTGA